One window of Mesorhizobium sp. PAMC28654 genomic DNA carries:
- the rpoB gene encoding DNA-directed RNA polymerase subunit beta, producing MAQTQTFNGRRRVRKFFGKIPEVAEMPNLIEVQKASYDQFLMVAEPKGGRPDEGLQAVFKSVFPIQDFSGSSMLEFVKYEFEGPKFDVDECRQRDLTYAAPLKVTLRLIVFDIDEDTGAKSIKDIKEQDVYMGDMPLMTLNGTFIVNGTERVIVSQMHRSPGVFFDHDKGKSHSSGKLLFAARVIPYRGSWLDIEFDSKDVVHARIDRRRKIPVTSLLMALGMDGEEILSTFYNKITYKRAGDHWRIPFNVERFRGLKAVGDLVDADTGEVVVEAGKKITARQARALGEKGLKAIKATDEDLLGNYLAEDIVNYGTGEIFLEAGDEIDEKTLKVLLGTGEDEIKVLDIDHVNVGAYIRNTLNVDKNESRQDALFDIYRVMRPGEPPTLETAEAMFNSLFFDSERYDLSAVGRVKMNMRLELKAEDTVRVLRKDDILAVVRTLVELRDGKGEIDDIDNLGNRRVRSVGELMENQYRVGLLRMERAIKERMSSIEIDTVMPQDLINAKPAAAAVREFFGSSQLSQFMDQTNPLSEITHKRRLSALGPGGLTRERAGFEVRDVHPTHYGRICPIETPEGPNIGLINSLATFARVNKYGFIESPYRKIVDGKLTNDVVYLSAMEEAKHHVAQANAELDKNGGFVDEFVICRSAGEVMMAPRENVDLMDVSPKQMVSVAAALIPFLENDDANRALMGSNMQRQAVPLVRAEAPFVGTGMEPIVARDSGAAIGARRGGIVDQVDATRIVIRATEDLDPGKSGVDIYRLMKFQRSNQNTCINQRPLVRMGDRVNKGDIIADGPSTELGDLALGRNVLVAFMPWNGYNYEDSILLSERIVADDVFTSIHIEEFEVMARDTKLGPEEITRDIPNVSEEALKNLDEAGIVYIGAEVQPGDILVGKITPKGESPMTPEEKLLRAIFGEKASDVRDTSMRMPPGTFGTVVEVRVFNRHGVEKDERAMAIEREEIERLAKDRDDEQAILDRNVYSRLSDVLVGKEAIAGPKGFKKGSTLSKDMLDEYPRSQWWQFAVENEKLQSELEALRGQYDDSKKALEQRFMDKVEKVQRGDEMPPGVMKMVKVFVAVKRKMQPGDKMAGRHGNKGVVSRIVPVEDMPFLEDGTHADIVLNPLGVPSRMNVGQILETHLGWACAGMGKKIGELIDAYKVAGDIKPLRKTLESFIPANDRNEPVRDYDDESIVRLSEQMRRGVSIATPVFDGAHEADINIMLEQAGLHTSGQSQLYDGRTGEPFDRKVTMGYIYMLKLHHLVDDKIHARSIGPYSLVTQQPLGGKAQFGGQRFGEMEVWALEAYGAAYTLQEMLTVKSDDVAGRTKVYEAIVRGDDTFEAGIPESFNVLVKEMRSLGLNVELENTKLDDNPIRLPDAAE from the coding sequence ATGGCCCAGACCCAGACTTTCAATGGCCGCAGACGCGTACGCAAGTTCTTCGGAAAGATCCCGGAAGTTGCGGAGATGCCGAACCTGATCGAGGTTCAGAAGGCATCTTATGACCAGTTCCTCATGGTGGCGGAGCCCAAGGGTGGGCGCCCGGACGAGGGACTTCAAGCTGTTTTCAAGTCCGTCTTCCCGATTCAGGACTTTTCCGGCTCCTCGATGCTGGAGTTCGTGAAGTACGAGTTTGAAGGACCGAAATTCGACGTTGACGAATGCCGTCAGCGCGACCTGACCTATGCCGCGCCGCTGAAGGTGACGCTGCGCCTCATCGTGTTCGATATCGACGAGGATACCGGCGCGAAGTCGATCAAGGACATCAAGGAGCAGGATGTCTACATGGGCGACATGCCGCTCATGACCCTGAACGGCACCTTCATCGTCAACGGCACCGAGCGCGTCATCGTCTCGCAGATGCACCGTTCGCCGGGCGTCTTCTTCGACCACGACAAGGGCAAGTCGCACTCCTCGGGCAAGCTTCTGTTTGCCGCGCGCGTCATTCCCTATCGCGGTTCGTGGCTCGACATCGAGTTCGATTCCAAGGACGTCGTGCACGCCCGCATCGATCGTCGCCGCAAGATTCCGGTGACGTCGCTGCTGATGGCACTCGGCATGGACGGCGAAGAGATCCTGTCGACCTTCTACAACAAGATCACCTACAAGCGCGCTGGCGACCATTGGCGCATTCCGTTCAACGTCGAGCGCTTCCGCGGTCTCAAGGCTGTCGGCGACCTCGTTGACGCCGATACCGGCGAAGTCGTTGTCGAAGCCGGCAAGAAGATCACCGCCCGCCAGGCGAGGGCGCTTGGCGAAAAGGGTCTTAAGGCGATCAAGGCGACCGACGAGGATCTGCTTGGCAACTACCTGGCCGAGGACATCGTCAACTACGGCACCGGCGAGATTTTCCTCGAGGCCGGCGACGAGATCGACGAGAAGACGCTGAAGGTTCTGCTCGGCACGGGCGAAGACGAGATCAAGGTTCTCGACATCGACCACGTCAATGTCGGCGCCTATATCCGCAACACGCTCAACGTCGACAAGAACGAGAGCCGCCAGGACGCGCTGTTCGATATCTATCGTGTCATGCGCCCCGGCGAGCCGCCGACGCTCGAGACCGCCGAAGCCATGTTCAACTCGCTGTTCTTCGACAGCGAGCGCTATGATCTGTCGGCTGTCGGCCGCGTCAAGATGAACATGCGCCTAGAGCTCAAGGCCGAGGATACCGTGCGCGTGCTGCGCAAGGACGACATCCTGGCCGTGGTCAGGACGCTGGTCGAACTGCGTGACGGCAAGGGCGAGATCGACGACATCGACAATCTCGGCAACCGCCGCGTGCGTTCGGTCGGCGAGCTGATGGAAAACCAGTACCGAGTCGGCCTGCTGCGCATGGAGCGCGCGATCAAGGAGCGTATGTCCTCGATCGAGATCGACACGGTGATGCCGCAGGACCTGATCAACGCCAAGCCGGCGGCCGCCGCCGTGCGCGAGTTCTTCGGTTCCTCGCAGCTGTCGCAGTTTATGGATCAGACCAACCCGCTGTCGGAGATCACCCACAAGCGTCGTCTCTCGGCGCTTGGACCGGGCGGTCTGACCCGCGAGCGTGCCGGCTTCGAAGTGCGCGACGTGCACCCGACGCATTACGGCCGCATCTGCCCGATTGAGACGCCGGAAGGCCCGAATATCGGTCTGATCAACTCGCTGGCGACCTTCGCGCGCGTCAACAAGTACGGCTTCATCGAGAGCCCGTACCGCAAGATCGTCGACGGCAAGCTGACCAATGACGTCGTCTATCTGTCGGCGATGGAAGAAGCCAAGCACCATGTCGCGCAGGCCAACGCCGAGCTCGACAAGAATGGCGGCTTCGTCGACGAATTCGTCATTTGCCGCAGTGCCGGCGAAGTGATGATGGCGCCGCGCGAAAACGTCGATCTGATGGACGTGTCGCCGAAGCAGATGGTGTCGGTGGCCGCGGCCCTGATCCCGTTCCTTGAGAACGACGACGCCAACCGCGCTCTGATGGGCTCGAACATGCAGCGTCAGGCCGTGCCGTTGGTGCGCGCCGAAGCGCCGTTCGTCGGCACCGGCATGGAGCCGATCGTCGCCCGTGACTCAGGCGCCGCCATCGGCGCTCGCCGCGGCGGCATCGTCGACCAGGTGGACGCGACGCGTATCGTTATCCGCGCGACGGAAGACCTCGATCCGGGCAAGTCCGGCGTCGATATCTACCGGCTGATGAAGTTCCAGCGTTCGAACCAGAACACCTGCATCAACCAGCGTCCGCTGGTTCGCATGGGTGACCGGGTCAACAAGGGCGACATCATCGCGGACGGTCCGTCGACGGAGCTCGGCGATCTGGCGCTCGGCCGCAACGTGCTGGTCGCGTTCATGCCGTGGAATGGCTACAACTACGAGGACTCGATCCTGCTCTCCGAGCGCATCGTCGCCGACGACGTCTTCACCTCGATCCATATCGAGGAGTTCGAGGTCATGGCGCGCGACACCAAGCTCGGACCGGAGGAAATCACCCGCGACATTCCGAACGTTTCGGAAGAAGCGCTGAAGAACCTCGACGAAGCCGGCATCGTCTATATCGGTGCCGAAGTTCAGCCGGGCGACATCCTGGTCGGCAAGATCACGCCGAAGGGCGAAAGCCCGATGACGCCGGAAGAGAAGCTTCTGCGCGCCATCTTCGGTGAAAAGGCTTCCGACGTGCGCGACACCTCGATGCGCATGCCTCCGGGCACTTTCGGCACGGTCGTCGAGGTGCGCGTGTTCAATCGCCACGGTGTGGAGAAGGACGAGCGCGCCATGGCGATCGAGCGCGAGGAGATCGAACGCCTCGCCAAGGACCGCGACGACGAGCAGGCGATCCTCGACCGCAACGTCTATTCGCGTCTTTCCGACGTTCTCGTTGGCAAGGAAGCGATTGCCGGACCGAAGGGCTTCAAGAAGGGCTCGACGCTGTCGAAGGACATGCTCGACGAGTATCCGCGTTCGCAGTGGTGGCAGTTTGCCGTAGAGAACGAAAAGCTCCAGAGCGAACTGGAAGCCCTGCGTGGCCAGTATGACGACTCCAAGAAGGCGCTCGAACAGCGTTTCATGGACAAGGTCGAGAAGGTGCAGCGCGGCGACGAGATGCCTCCAGGCGTCATGAAGATGGTCAAGGTCTTCGTGGCCGTGAAGCGCAAGATGCAGCCCGGCGACAAGATGGCCGGCCGTCACGGCAACAAGGGTGTCGTGTCGCGGATCGTTCCGGTCGAGGACATGCCGTTCCTCGAGGACGGCACGCATGCGGATATCGTGCTCAACCCGCTGGGTGTGCCGAGCCGCATGAATGTCGGCCAGATTCTGGAAACGCATCTGGGCTGGGCTTGCGCCGGCATGGGCAAGAAGATCGGCGAACTGATCGATGCGTACAAGGTGGCGGGCGACATCAAGCCGCTGCGCAAGACGCTCGAGAGCTTCATTCCGGCCAACGACCGCAACGAGCCGGTCCGCGACTATGACGACGAGAGCATTGTTCGCCTGAGCGAGCAGATGCGCCGCGGCGTCTCGATCGCGACACCGGTGTTCGACGGCGCGCATGAGGCTGACATCAACATCATGCTGGAGCAGGCGGGCCTGCACACCAGCGGTCAGTCGCAGCTCTATGATGGACGTACCGGCGAGCCTTTCGATCGCAAGGTGACGATGGGCTACATCTACATGCTCAAGCTCCACCACCTCGTGGATGACAAGATCCA
- the rplL gene encoding 50S ribosomal protein L7/L12 has protein sequence MADLAKIVDDLSKLTVLEAAELSKLLEEKWGVSAAAPVAVAAAGGGAAAAAPVEEKTEFDVVLTEAGAQKINVIKEVRAITGLGLKEAKDLVEAAPKPVKEAVSKADADKFKAQLEAAGAKVELK, from the coding sequence ATGGCTGATCTCGCAAAGATCGTAGACGACCTTTCGAAGCTGACCGTCCTCGAGGCGGCCGAGCTGTCGAAGCTTCTGGAAGAAAAGTGGGGCGTTTCCGCCGCTGCTCCGGTGGCTGTTGCCGCCGCTGGCGGTGGTGCTGCTGCCGCTGCTCCGGTCGAGGAAAAGACGGAATTCGACGTCGTCCTCACCGAAGCTGGCGCTCAGAAGATCAACGTCATCAAGGAAGTTCGCGCCATCACCGGTCTTGGCCTCAAGGAAGCCAAGGATCTGGTCGAGGCGGCTCCGAAGCCGGTCAAGGAAGCCGTTTCCAAGGCCGACGCGGACAAGTTCAAGGCTCAGCTGGAAGCAGCCGGCGCCAAGGTCGAACTTAAGTAA
- the rplJ gene encoding 50S ribosomal protein L10: protein MDRAEKRELVTGLNGAFSNAGSVVVAHYAGITVAQMNDLRSKMRAAGGTVKVAKNRLAKIALQGTDSASIIELFKGQTLIAYSEDPIAAPKVASDFAKGNDKLVILGGAMGTTSLNADGVKALATLPSLDELRARLVGMIATPATRIAQIVNAPAASVARVIGAYARKDEAA, encoded by the coding sequence GTGGACAGAGCGGAAAAACGCGAACTCGTCACGGGCCTGAACGGTGCGTTCTCGAACGCAGGTTCAGTGGTCGTGGCCCACTACGCCGGTATCACCGTCGCGCAAATGAACGACCTTCGGTCGAAGATGCGCGCCGCCGGTGGCACCGTCAAAGTCGCGAAGAACCGTCTCGCCAAAATCGCTCTTCAGGGCACGGACTCCGCATCGATCATCGAGCTGTTCAAGGGACAGACGCTGATTGCTTATTCGGAGGATCCGATTGCGGCGCCGAAGGTCGCGTCCGATTTCGCCAAGGGAAATGACAAGCTTGTCATTCTCGGCGGCGCAATGGGCACCACCTCGCTCAACGCCGACGGTGTGAAGGCACTCGCCACACTTCCGTCGCTCGACGAGCTGCGCGCCAGGCTGGTTGGCATGATCGCCACGCCGGCAACTCGGATCGCCCAGATCGTCAATGCGCCAGCGGCTTCGGTCGCGCGCGTCATCGGCGCTTACGCCCGGAAGGACGAGGCGGCATGA
- the rplA gene encoding 50S ribosomal protein L1, whose amino-acid sequence MAKIAKRVSKTREGIDPNKAYALGDALKLLKDRSSVKFDETIEVAMNLGVDPRHADQMVRGVVNLPNGTGRTVRVAVFARGDKAEEAKAAGADIVGAEDLVDIVQKGTIDFDRCIATPDMMPLVGRLGKVLGPRGMMPNPKVGTVTTDVAAAVKASKGGAVEFRVEKAGIVHAGVGKVSFDVKALEENVRAFADAVTKAKPAGAKGNYVKKVSVTSTMGPGLKLDVSTLTAS is encoded by the coding sequence ATGGCAAAGATTGCAAAGCGTGTATCGAAGACCCGCGAAGGCATTGATCCCAACAAGGCTTATGCCTTGGGTGATGCGCTGAAGCTGCTCAAGGATCGTTCGTCGGTGAAGTTCGACGAGACCATTGAAGTCGCGATGAACCTCGGCGTCGACCCGCGTCATGCCGATCAGATGGTTCGCGGCGTGGTCAATCTGCCGAACGGCACTGGCCGCACCGTCCGCGTCGCCGTGTTCGCACGCGGTGACAAGGCCGAGGAAGCCAAGGCCGCGGGTGCCGACATCGTTGGTGCCGAGGATCTGGTCGACATCGTCCAGAAGGGCACGATCGACTTCGATCGCTGCATCGCCACGCCGGACATGATGCCGCTCGTCGGCCGTCTGGGCAAGGTGCTCGGCCCGCGCGGCATGATGCCGAACCCGAAAGTCGGCACCGTGACCACCGACGTCGCCGCCGCCGTGAAGGCGTCCAAGGGCGGCGCTGTCGAGTTCCGCGTCGAGAAGGCGGGCATCGTGCACGCCGGGGTCGGCAAGGTCTCGTTCGACGTCAAGGCCCTGGAAGAAAACGTCCGCGCCTTCGCCGATGCCGTGACCAAGGCAAAGCCGGCTGGCGCCAAGGGCAACTACGTCAAGAAGGTGTCGGTCACCTCGACGATGGGCCCGGGCCTCAAGCTCGACGTTTCGACGCTCACCGCGTCCTGA
- the rplK gene encoding 50S ribosomal protein L11 yields MAKKIAGQLKLQVKAGSATPSPPIGPALGQRGINIMEFCKAFNAQTQEMEKGSPVPVVITYYQDKSFTFVMKTAPVSYFLKKAANLTAGSKEPGKIKAGTVSRDKVREIATAKMKDLNANDVEAAMRMVEGSARSMGLEVVG; encoded by the coding sequence ATGGCTAAGAAAATTGCAGGCCAGCTCAAGCTCCAGGTTAAAGCGGGATCGGCAACGCCGTCTCCGCCGATCGGCCCGGCGCTTGGTCAGCGTGGCATCAACATCATGGAATTCTGCAAGGCGTTCAACGCGCAGACCCAGGAAATGGAAAAGGGATCGCCGGTCCCCGTCGTCATCACCTACTATCAGGACAAGTCGTTCACCTTCGTCATGAAGACGGCTCCGGTGAGCTACTTCCTCAAGAAGGCGGCGAATCTGACGGCTGGTTCCAAGGAGCCGGGCAAGATCAAGGCTGGCACCGTTTCGCGCGACAAGGTCCGCGAGATCGCCACCGCCAAGATGAAGGATCTGAACGCAAACGACGTCGAGGCGGCCATGCGCATGGTCGAGGGCTCCGCCCGCTCGATGGGTCTGGAAGTGGTGGGCTAA
- the nusG gene encoding transcription termination/antitermination protein NusG: protein MTARWYIVHAYSNFEKKVAEDIINKAKQKGLSADIEQIVVPTEKVVEVRRGRKVDAERKFFPGYVMLKANLTDAVFSLVKNTPKVTGFLGDSKPVPITEAEAQRILNQVQEGVERPKPSVTFEIGEAIRVSDGPFASFNGFVQEVDEERARLKVEVSIFGRAVPVDLEFGQVEKG, encoded by the coding sequence ATGACCGCGCGCTGGTACATCGTCCACGCCTATTCGAACTTTGAAAAAAAGGTCGCCGAAGACATCATCAACAAGGCCAAGCAGAAGGGCCTGTCCGCTGACATCGAGCAGATCGTCGTGCCGACCGAAAAGGTGGTCGAGGTTCGTCGCGGCCGCAAGGTCGATGCGGAGCGCAAGTTCTTCCCGGGCTACGTGATGCTGAAGGCAAACCTGACCGATGCGGTTTTCTCGCTCGTCAAGAATACGCCGAAAGTCACCGGTTTCCTGGGCGACTCGAAGCCTGTGCCGATCACGGAAGCCGAGGCGCAGCGCATCCTGAACCAGGTGCAGGAAGGCGTCGAGCGGCCGAAGCCTTCGGTCACGTTCGAGATTGGCGAGGCGATCCGCGTTTCGGATGGTCCTTTCGCGTCGTTCAACGGCTTCGTCCAGGAAGTGGACGAGGAGCGTGCGCGGCTCAAGGTGGAAGTTTCGATCTTCGGGCGCGCCGTGCCTGTCGATCTGGAATTCGGACAGGTCGAAAAAGGCTGA
- the secE gene encoding preprotein translocase subunit SecE yields the protein MASKTTNPFVFLQQVRAETAKVTWPSRRETMISTVMVLAFAVIAMIFFFTADQLMGLAVEQILGIGR from the coding sequence ATGGCGTCGAAAACCACAAATCCTTTCGTCTTTCTCCAGCAGGTCCGCGCGGAGACCGCCAAGGTGACTTGGCCGTCGCGGCGCGAGACGATGATCTCGACGGTGATGGTTCTGGCCTTCGCTGTGATTGCGATGATCTTTTTCTTCACCGCCGATCAGCTCATGGGCCTTGCGGTCGAACAGATTCTGGGCATCGGACGCTAA
- a CDS encoding group II truncated hemoglobin: MSQGVPTLYEWAGGLEALNRLTETFYDKVLRDPIVGPVFKHMAPDHPAHVAAFIGEVFGGPKTYSEKHGGHREMVMHHLGKHLTEEQRRRWINLLIDAADSVGLPDDPEFRSAFTAYIEWGSRLAKMNSNLGETCDPATEPMPAWGWGVPGGPYQPPSGG; the protein is encoded by the coding sequence ATGAGCCAGGGCGTCCCGACATTGTATGAATGGGCCGGTGGCCTTGAGGCGTTGAACCGCCTGACGGAGACCTTCTACGACAAGGTGCTTCGCGACCCGATTGTCGGGCCGGTGTTCAAGCATATGGCGCCGGATCATCCCGCGCATGTCGCGGCTTTTATCGGCGAGGTCTTTGGCGGCCCGAAGACCTACAGCGAAAAGCATGGCGGCCACCGCGAGATGGTCATGCATCACCTGGGCAAGCATCTGACGGAGGAGCAGCGCCGCCGTTGGATCAATCTGCTGATCGATGCCGCCGACTCAGTCGGCTTGCCGGACGATCCGGAATTTCGCTCGGCATTCACAGCCTATATCGAATGGGGATCGCGCCTTGCCAAGATGAATTCCAATCTCGGCGAAACCTGTGATCCGGCTACGGAGCCGATGCCGGCTTGGGGCTGGGGCGTACCCGGCGGGCCGTACCAGCCGCCGAGTGGTGGATGA
- the tuf gene encoding elongation factor Tu: MAKGKFERNKPHVNIGTIGHVDHGKTSLTAAITKYFGEYKRYDQIDAAPEEKARGITISTAHVEYETAARHYAHVDCPGHADYVKNMITGAAQMDGAILVVSAADGPMPQTREHILLARQVGVPSIVVFLNKVDQVDDAELLELVELEVRELLSKNEFPGDDIPIVKGSALAALEDSNKTIGEDAIRELMAAVDAYIPTPVRPLDKPFLMPIEDVFSISGRGTVVTGRVERGIVKVGEELEIIGIRPTTKTTCTGVEMFRKLLDQGQAGDNIGALLRGVDREGVERGQVLAKPGTVKPHKKFVAEAYILTKDEGGRHTPFFTNYRPQFYFRTTDVTGIVSLPEGTEMVMPGDNITVDVELIVPIAMEEKLRFAIREGGRTVGAGIVVTIKE; encoded by the coding sequence ATGGCAAAAGGTAAATTCGAGCGTAATAAGCCTCATGTGAACATTGGCACGATTGGCCACGTCGATCATGGCAAGACGTCGCTGACGGCTGCGATCACCAAGTATTTTGGCGAATACAAGCGCTATGACCAGATTGATGCGGCGCCCGAAGAGAAGGCACGCGGCATCACCATCTCGACGGCGCATGTCGAATACGAGACGGCTGCCCGCCACTATGCTCACGTCGACTGCCCCGGCCACGCCGACTATGTGAAGAACATGATCACCGGCGCGGCGCAGATGGACGGCGCGATCCTGGTTGTTTCGGCCGCCGACGGCCCGATGCCGCAGACCCGCGAGCACATCCTGCTCGCCCGTCAGGTCGGCGTGCCGTCGATCGTTGTGTTCCTGAACAAGGTCGACCAGGTCGACGACGCCGAGTTGCTCGAACTGGTTGAGCTCGAGGTTCGCGAACTGCTGTCGAAGAACGAGTTCCCCGGCGACGACATTCCGATCGTCAAGGGTTCGGCGCTTGCCGCTCTTGAAGATTCGAACAAGACGATCGGCGAGGACGCGATCCGCGAGCTGATGGCGGCGGTCGACGCCTACATCCCGACGCCGGTTCGTCCGCTCGACAAGCCGTTCCTGATGCCGATCGAAGACGTGTTCTCGATCTCGGGCCGCGGCACGGTTGTGACCGGTCGCGTCGAGCGCGGCATTGTCAAGGTCGGCGAGGAACTCGAGATCATCGGCATCCGTCCGACGACCAAGACGACCTGCACGGGCGTTGAAATGTTCCGCAAGCTGCTCGACCAGGGCCAGGCTGGCGACAACATCGGCGCGCTGCTGCGCGGCGTTGATCGTGAAGGCGTCGAGCGTGGCCAGGTTCTGGCGAAGCCCGGCACTGTGAAGCCGCACAAGAAGTTCGTGGCCGAAGCCTACATCCTGACCAAGGACGAAGGTGGCCGTCACACGCCGTTCTTCACCAACTACCGTCCGCAGTTCTATTTCCGCACGACGGACGTGACCGGTATCGTGTCGCTGCCGGAAGGCACCGAGATGGTGATGCCCGGCGACAACATCACGGTCGATGTCGAGCTGATCGTGCCGATCGCCATGGAAGAGAAGCTGCGCTTCGCTATCCGTGAAGGCGGCCGCACCGTCGGTGCCGGCATCGTCGTCACCATCAAGGAGTGA
- a CDS encoding DMT family transporter, which translates to MHSIPITIRGPLFMIVATGSYLVNDTMMKLATAGLPSYEVLFLRGAAATLWGIPLLFLLGQGKQIPLILDRRVLQRNLLELAAILCYVVALANMQIADSTALGQITPLLMLVGSSILFGERIGGQRMALIGLGFIGALMVAQPTMEGISVYALLALGNAALSAARDLAGRRVPAEVPGMIVAISAVVVVLIGAGAAHLVSEHWVMPEMRHLVLMAGAGFFLIFGHFFIFMAYRVGPTSAVAPFYYCFTVWAVISGLLVFGQFPNALAVCGILLVVGSGLTIVTLDHRRRRLTIVA; encoded by the coding sequence ATGCATTCCATCCCAATCACCATTCGCGGCCCGCTGTTCATGATCGTTGCGACCGGGTCGTACCTAGTCAACGACACGATGATGAAGCTCGCCACGGCAGGGCTGCCGTCCTACGAAGTCTTGTTTCTGCGCGGAGCGGCGGCAACGCTCTGGGGCATTCCGCTGCTGTTCCTGCTGGGTCAGGGCAAGCAGATTCCGCTGATCCTCGACAGACGGGTTCTGCAGCGAAACCTGCTCGAGCTGGCAGCGATCCTTTGCTACGTGGTGGCGCTCGCCAATATGCAGATCGCCGATTCCACCGCCCTCGGCCAGATCACGCCCCTGCTGATGCTTGTCGGCTCCTCGATCCTGTTTGGCGAGCGGATCGGCGGGCAACGCATGGCACTGATCGGGCTCGGCTTCATCGGTGCGCTGATGGTGGCACAACCGACCATGGAGGGCATTTCGGTCTACGCCTTGCTGGCGCTGGGCAACGCGGCGCTGTCGGCCGCGCGTGATCTCGCCGGCAGGCGGGTCCCGGCAGAGGTGCCAGGGATGATCGTGGCGATTTCGGCCGTTGTTGTGGTGCTGATCGGCGCGGGTGCCGCGCATCTGGTTTCCGAGCACTGGGTCATGCCAGAGATGCGCCATCTGGTGTTGATGGCCGGCGCCGGGTTCTTCCTGATCTTCGGCCACTTCTTCATCTTCATGGCCTATCGCGTGGGGCCGACGAGCGCGGTGGCGCCGTTCTACTACTGCTTCACCGTCTGGGCGGTCATTTCGGGCCTGCTGGTGTTCGGCCAATTCCCCAATGCGCTGGCGGTCTGCGGCATCCTGCTGGTTGTCGGCAGCGGCCTGACGATCGTCACGCTGGATCATCGCAGGCGCCGGTTGACCATCGTGGCCTAG
- a CDS encoding GlsB/YeaQ/YmgE family stress response membrane protein, with protein sequence MGIISWIILGVIAGFIGSKIVNKTGQGMIMDIVLGIVGAIVGGLIFSAFGASGVTGLNIYSLIVAVVGAVVVLWAYHQFAGSRTL encoded by the coding sequence ATGGGTATCATCAGCTGGATCATTCTCGGCGTCATAGCCGGATTCATAGGCAGCAAGATCGTCAACAAGACCGGCCAGGGCATGATAATGGATATCGTGCTCGGCATCGTCGGCGCCATTGTGGGCGGCCTGATCTTCAGTGCCTTTGGCGCGTCGGGCGTTACCGGCCTCAACATCTACAGCCTGATCGTCGCGGTGGTTGGTGCGGTGGTTGTGCTCTGGGCCTATCACCAGTTCGCCGGCAGTCGCACACTTTAG
- a CDS encoding YidB family protein, translated as MGLFDNAVPGGNIAKPLMIALGALMVGKMLSGRSTEQPQSPAPAGTTSADGGLLGGLGGLLGKLTDAGHGNVADSWVGTGQNQPINPSDLGSALGPQVIHEIAQRTGMDEQELLKQLSAALPGVVDKLTPGGQVPPQHQVASLFNS; from the coding sequence ATGGGACTTTTTGACAACGCCGTTCCCGGCGGCAATATCGCCAAGCCGCTGATGATCGCGCTTGGCGCTCTGATGGTTGGAAAGATGCTAAGCGGCAGAAGCACCGAACAGCCGCAAAGCCCCGCACCGGCCGGAACAACATCCGCCGACGGCGGCCTGCTTGGCGGACTGGGCGGCCTCCTCGGCAAGCTGACGGACGCCGGCCACGGCAATGTCGCCGACTCATGGGTCGGCACCGGACAGAACCAGCCTATCAATCCCAGCGATCTGGGCAGCGCGCTGGGCCCGCAGGTCATCCACGAAATCGCGCAGCGGACCGGAATGGACGAGCAGGAATTGCTCAAGCAATTGTCCGCTGCCTTGCCGGGCGTCGTTGACAAGCTGACGCCTGGCGGACAGGTGCCGCCACAACATCAGGTCGCTTCCCTGTTCAACAGCTAA